cggcggcggcgggcggcggtgcaggGCTGCTGCGGTGCGGGAAGAGCTGCCGGCTGCGGTGGATCAACTACCTGCGCCCGGACCTCAAGCGCGGCAACTtcacggaggaggaggacgagctcATCATCAAGTTCCACGAGCTCTTCGGCAACAAGTAAGCTGCTGCCGCCTTTTAATCAGAGATCGCGTGATCGGAGCACTCGCCGAGGAATCGACCGGCCAGCCGGAGTAGTTACCTGCTGCGTTCTGATCGAACGTGCCTTCTTCTCTTCCCGTCAGGTGGTCGCTGATCGCCGGGAGGCTGCCGGGCCGGACGGACAACGAGATCAAGAACTACTGGAACACGCACATCAAGCGCAAGCTCCTCGCCCGCGGCATCGACCCGCAGACGCACCGcccgctggccgccgccgccgccggcgcgccgggccagcagcagcagcagcattacCAGCTGGAGGCGCAGAAgcggcacgccggcggcgccgctCCGGGCCGtcaccaccagcaccagcaggaccgtttcgaGGTCATCTCGGACTCGCCGGAGGCCTGCAGCCGCAGCAGCGACGACGAGCCGCGgtccgccacgccgccgccgccgccagcgcagCGGCGGCACCTCGACATCGACCTCAACCTGTCCATCAGCCTGGCGCCCTACCAGCCGCCGGAGGAGTCCACCAGCAGCAAGCCACCGAAGCAGGAagccgcggcggcgacgacggcagGCCAAAACaacgcgacggcggcggtgtgccTGTGCCTGAACAGCCTGGGCTACCGGCCGGGCGTCGAGTGCGtctgcggcggcgccgccgcctccaggcAGCAGGAGCAATGGGCTCGGAATTTTTTACAGGCGGCTCCCTGCTACAGAGGCCAATAGTGTAAGAGTGATCGCCTGATCGGTGACGACATGAGGGGGTGGTTTATTGAGGGACGGGGGCAGATTATAGTTAATTAACTAGTAGTAAAAGCCACACATGCTTAGCGGCTGCAGCTCCCTGTAACATGCAGCATGGATTCATGGTTTATGAGGAATTGTGCTCTCGTTTTGTCGCTTCCGGCCTCGGGCAGCGTGATCATGCCCTCCCCAACGAATCATCTTGGCGACATGCGTGTGGTGCAGCTACCAGTTCATGATCTCTGCTAAGCTCTACCTACCTCCTGCTGCCTGTCCTTTTAACACTAAACATGTACTGTAGCTTCCCTTCTTTAACACTAATCCATAGGTGCAGTTCAGTGATCCTCACCTAGATGTGCTTGTGTGATTGAGCCCAGCTCCAGCCATAGCCGTGCCATCTGGAGGCTGCTGAAAGTGAATGGGGTTGTGTGCTGATGGTTGGTTCCGGGGTAGTCTCAGTCAGGTCCCTGAAATCTGAATGTCTGCAGCCACATGAGCACTTGGTGAGGTGAGGAGCAGGGAAAGGATGGCGCCGGATTTTTGGCTCCAAAAGAGCTTGTCTTGTAGAGGGAGGGGAAGTTGGGAGCATGTGAGCGAGATGCCTGCCCTTCGTCTGGTTGGTTAGGTAGGTAGGTAGGTAGGAGGGGGGGAAGGGGTGTGAGGGCTGAGGAGTGATTGCAGAGGAGCAAGGAGACGACGggtagtggtggtggtggttggtGGTCTGATTGATCGATTGCTAGTTTTATCATGGATCAGTTTCAGGATGGCTGATGCTGTAGTGTATGGCTGGTGGTGCTAGGACAGGATCCAAGCTTCAGGGCTTGGGGCAGAGTGGGGGCCAGCAATGGTGATCTTCACCAGAAGTTTAAGGATGACAGAAGTGGTCTGGCTCAATTCTCTAATCTCTGGGTGAAATCTCTTCCCTCATGAGGATCTTCAGGAAAAGAGCTGTAAGTGACTCCTGTAGTGTAGCGACTACAGACCTGCAGGAACCATTTACTAATGGGTGGTGCAGAGTAGCTCCTGTTTCACTTCAAGAACAGCAacattttctttctttttttaaaaaaaagggggATGTATGGATcccatttatttatttattttggtGAGAGGGCAATGCGGAAATGCAGAATGCCAGAATTCATGTAAAGGGGGTTGAGATGCGAAAATACTTTCTTCAAGCAAAGGAAAGAAATGCGATAATGCTATTCTGATGAATCATGATGCAATAAAAGCGGGAGATTATATTCTTAGGCCTCTAATGTCTCGAGTCGAAGGAAAGGTGAGACCTGTTCAATAAATTACCGGAGCCGCAGCAAAGGTAAAAATTCTAGACCTATATATTTTTCCTTATGTATTGCAACATGGCTCTCCACTTACCTTGTAACTTAAGCAAGGCATTAGTTAAACAATGGGTGCTAATTCTCCCTTTGTGGCCAAATGTCAGGCTACCCATCTTTTGCAAGATTTGCAGTATCTGAATTCCTAGGTGACAAAATATGAGCAGGTGGGGGGGgaactctttgctgggaaacTACCTCTTCTGTTCGTAGGTGACAAAATAAGGGGTCACAAGACCAATGAGTTTAGCATTCAAGTTGATGGGCACCAATTATGTTGTTAATCTTGGTAAGAAATCGCTGGACTGATCTGATGAAGTCAGATGTATTGAgtctgtaaaaaaaataacatgTTGCGTCAGATGCATACCTCATATTTCTCCAGGTGTAAGCCTCTCCATGCAGGCGCGATATGAGACAGGACTAAACTGAAACAAGTAACACCTGCCACAATTAGTCTTCACCCGGAGCTGAATAAAATCATGCACAAGTCAATATCAACAGTACACAGATCTCATCACATCCGTGTAAGGCATGCTCGTGGCACCTGTATCCATAGTGAAGGACCTCTCCCTTTTATTGGCGTTCCTACTTCCTAGGTAGGGAAAACTATTAGCAGATCCCATGGATTGGATCCCTCTGAGATATCTAAATGAGAACAGTTTAAAACTGGGACACCTAGGACCTGTTCGTTTCCTGCcttctaaattttagacccatcacatcaaagagaatcttgctatttagaagtattaaataaaatctgtttataaaactttttgcacagctgggtgctaattcgcgagacaaatttaatgagcctaattaatccataatttgccacagtgatgctacagtagtcatccgctaatcatggactaatatacctcattagattcgtctcgcgaattagcactgggttctgcaattagttttataattagactttatttaatacttctaaatgacaagattctctttgatgtgacccctctaaactttagaccctaggAAACGAGCACACCCTTAGTCGAGTATCGGTTGCTACAAGAAAGTCTGTTCACCAGAACTATGCCAAAGCTAAACGTTGACTTGACCAAAgaactcctggtgggaaaaaAGAACTGGCTCATCCTGTCTAGTCAAATGGCGCACGCTGATATCCAACAGAGAGCGAGTCCAGTGGCAACATATGGCAATAATTAGGATATCTACGGATCTTATGTAACGATTTGTCTAGATATGTCTGAAAATTTATATCTAACAAACGGACAGCTGCTGCAAAATTTTCCACAGTTTGAAACAGTGAGGACTTGTGCGACCCAATAATTCTCTTGGCGGAGGGTTAAAAGTTCTCTGATGTTTGAGAAATAAAGTTTCCTTGCAGGAAAGAACCATGCTAGTGACATGAACCTTCCACCCAATGCTTCCATTCATGCAGAAGATTGTTGACTCACTGTAATTGTACAAGGACCTGTGGTCTGCTGACAGGAAGAATTATTTTACAGGTTGGCCGGCAGGATCTTATGCAAAACTTTCTAGCAGGCAGTGACTAGAGGGCTAAATGCAaatgaagaaaaaaaagaggCCAAGAATCTCTTGTGTCTGCAAATGTTCCTTCCCATTTGACCACCTGAATGCATAGTGGAGCAAATATATTCTTAGCCCCCTCAACTATCGCCAGAAAGGACACAGATGACAAAAGAATTCCACCCAAGTATGAAGTATTGTTCCTCCTTTCCCCCTTTGCGCTGATCCCCAGTGGTTCAAGCAAGTGTAACCTCCATCCATATTCTTAGCTGATGATGAGTCACTATGTTCCGCTGGATAGGCACGAATTTAGCCGGAACGTCCTCCGCCTATGACCATGCATTAGTACATACGGCACTTGGATCATTCCAGATCATATGACCGGACGATCACGGTTCATCAGTAACGAAATGTAGGGAAAAAAATCCTTCTCAATTTGCATCAATCTGGCTTGTCGACCACTCAAAATGATCATAATCCACTCAattgcaaaagaaaaaaaaggtctGAATATTCAGGTGCAGGATGCCACCAGCACCAACTTGgtagaagatgatgaagatcacTGTAGTAATGGATGGACAGGGAGAGGGCTGGAATGGAATAAGCGCTAAGGTTTTCCAGGGGAAACATGGGGCGGTGGTAGTTGGTGGTTGGTAGCTCACATGACGTCACCTCCAaaagacagcagcagcagccacagGCCACAGccggtcttcttcttcccacgAATCCCCGGCCTGTGCTTTTGCGTGCACCTACAATTGCCAATTGCTCCCATCTCATCTCCGACCTCAACCATCCTTTTCAAGCGTCATTTTCCAATGGCTTGGCCAGTTTTTTATGGCATTTGGGAAAAGCGATCTCTTTTGCTGGGGCTCACATTCTAGAAGCCCAAGTGAAGTGACTCCTCCGTCCCAACCCCAATGACTGACTTCCCAAAAGTGGTCAGTGGATGCAACGTCCGCTTGCAGACTATCTCTATCAGTGAGCGGCAATGGATGCGAAAAGGCAGGCGATATTGCGGGTCACCTAATCTTTTTTTCAGAAAAAAGGAGCAGCTGCTACAGCCCAGGAAATGTTGAAAGCGATACCAGCCGGCCGTTTCGTAGTCTTGGCTGAGGCAACAAAAATCTAACAGCTTATCGACTACTAACTTTAGTGGAAGTCCAATATGAATCCTTTTATGTTAAGTTACACTGTTTTGGATCACCTTGGCCCGCCCAATAATGTTTCTTAAACAGTCAGGATCGTGGCCGCTAAACTTTGGTGTACATCTTCTAAGATCTTGTCAGCCATTTGCGTGGTATCCAGTGAGTGGTAACTGGTGGTGAATATGCTGATCTTCTTTGTTTGAGAATAAAAGCAATCTTATCCTCCTGCCTAACCATCCAACATCACATGTTCATGATGCTCAATCCCACTTGAGAACTTCGTCCTCTTGCTGTATCCAGATGATGAGTGTACTGTGTGTACATAATACATACCTGGTTATGTAGAAGACAGTGCGTGATTTGAGTATGAGCAGGCAGTCCAGCAACATGTATGCATCCTCACATCTATATGTAAGGTAACCTACAAAAACGACATGACAACCATACGCTGCACAATTACTTAGACTTGTTCAGTCAGCATCACTTCTTCCTTAAAAGGTAGCTTAGGAAACCCAGTTGAGAAAACAGTACCTTACAGCAGCTTTGCAGGATGATAGCCCAAGTAACATCTGCTTTTGAAGTCACGATTCTTCATTCAAGCTGTTCAGGACCATTCAGTGAACTCTGTGATGTATGCTCTGGAAAAGCAACTACTGCAACTACAGGACCACACATACTACAGGAGGTCATAGTTCTGCATACTAAAGAAGGCCCAACAAAAAACGCTAATAGGATTAACCTTTTGCACGATCTCCAGATCACATCAAGAATATATCGTGTGCACTTATCTTTGCAAAAAGAAACAAAAATGAATTAATGATTCTGTTGAACATGTAAACAGTGAGGAGATAAAAATGAATAAGTCGTCAGAATACTTATTGCAAAATTAACCCTAATCTATCCACACAGATTCTTGTCTGTATTGACAGCAACTAGATCCTAAAACCACCAACCCATTGCGGTTGATCTTAGCTTTACACTTTTTGTTTTAGTGCCCCCCTGCGACAAGGACTTGTCGCAGCGATCCTCCATCTTGGGAGTGTTAACAGAATACTATATGCTATACAAAGTATTGCCGCTAGAAAGAGTGTAACAATTGTACCAGTTTGTTACCAAATACCAACCCAAAACATACTATCAAGTGACCTTTTCCTGAAACTGTCGAACCAATAGTCTCGAAACAAAGGCAGGTTCAAGAACTCATGTAGCCATTAAATTGGCAGAACATGTAAAGAACAAGGCAGTATATTGGGCATATATGCAGCAAATGGTTTTCTTCTAAAGTCAAAATGCTACTTTATTCATTCGTTGTGCTCTAAAGACGCATAGGCACTCCATTATGGAGCACTACAACCATTGGTGAGATTCTCTCCCATCAGCAAGGTGAAACACCCAGCTGGTTTGACTGCATGCCAAATTGCTCTCGATCTTTTCCGACATGCAACACACATGACATGAATGGAGCACATAAGTGCACAACTGCCTTTTCCAGATGAAAGGCACATAAGCTTTTGGATAAATCTGCTTTCCAAAgcaaaagagaagaaaagatgTAAAGATGTTTTGACATTCATACTACATAGGATGAGTTGGGTCTAGTGAAGGTTCTACCTGTGACTGTGAGTAGGACTCGACGAaaccaaaaggaaaaaaaaggagaaaagaaaaataatGTGGGTGGGATATTGTTGATGCATGCGGATATGATGCAAAGCCTGTATAGCTTTACCTAACACCACCGTTTGAGCAACTGAAAGATGGTGTAAGTGATTTATCTGTAACGTCAATGATGAAGAGTGCAATGACCCCTTCTAGAATGAGGTAGGTCAGGTGCAAAAATACTTCAAATCTTTGTCAGTGCATCAGAACCAGCACCTAACAAGAGAAGTGAGTAAAAAGATACTATAACCTCCAGCGCACCCACCAGGCTGCTCCAGTTCATAAAGGCATGAATGTATGGTAGGCTCGATGGATCGGAAGCTTCTATGGATCTTTGTCATTGCATCACTCGGGCGGCTGGGCCACCTAACATGCAGATAACAAGAgataatttttcaaaatttctGGAATGACATCACTACTAGAACCTTTGGTGACAATTTACTCTTTATTGAACCACTGTCGCTATCAAACTCCCGTTTCCAGGAGGCAGTCAAAACAGTTTTATAAAAAAGTCTTGCTCGTTACATTTCTGTTGTTCCGCTCTCAAGCAATAGCATCTAGTTAATGTAGAGATTCATGTCATCCCATGATAGAAGAAGGGCAAGGAAAATATCCCCAGCATGTACAAAACCGAAGCATAGTTTGTGCTGATGACATACCTAAGCTGGCGTAGCATATTGATATTATTCAGAAGAGGAGCTTATTTCCCTATGTAAGGGTTCAAGATAGGCCTTCATGATGAGTAATTTAAAGGGATTTACCTTGTTAGTGCAAAAGCGTATGAGGGATAAAACTTTATTCAGGCAAAAGATGTAGGTATCTTTGAGTTTATATGAATTAATTATACCAATCAGCTGCAGAAAGATGATACAATGTGAGGACATCGTGTGTCCAACATCTTTGATGAAGAATAAGACATTTAACAGATTTTTGGGAAGACAGCTGTATTAACTGAATAAGTCACCCTAAGAGCAGATGAGATGAAAAGTCTTAAAAGCGAAAACCACAAGATATTGATTTAATTCCCGTATTCATCCTTGGAGACGCATTTGGAAAAGTTGGGCCCCTTTGCGGTGTAAATTCTTCCTTTGGCTGGCCATCAAACAGCACATCTGGACTGCTGATCGCCTCGCCAAAAGGGATCTGCCTCATCAGGATGCTTGCCCACTTTGCGACCAGGAACAGGAAACGGCCCAACACCTCCTTCTCTCGTGTGTGTTCACCCGGCAAGTGTGGGCAGTGGTCTTTCAACACCTGAACCTGGTCGTTGCCAGGCCTGCCACCCCGACGACCAGCTTCTCTGCTTGGTGGTGCAGCTCTGTCAAGTCAGTACCTAAGGATCTTGAAAAGGGCCTAAACTCTCTCATCATCTTGGTCACGTGGGAGATCTGGAAGCATAGAAACTCATGTGTGTTCAAGGGAGCGAGGCCAAGTGTGCAGGTGCTCCTGCAGCAGGTGTCTAGTGAATGCGTGTTGTGGTGTTCGGCAGGAgccaccaagctcaaggagctcCTGTCTAGGTCGTCCCAACAGGCCGTTTGAGTCCTGATTTTTCTTTTCAGGTTGTGGTCTCGTTTGGTTTGTGTTATAAGTAACAAACTAGTATGTATGTTATGTATGTTGTACTGAGTGCCaggtactcacccctttcttcttccttaaATGAAATGACATGCAGTCCTCCTGCGTAGTTCGAGAAAAAAATTCCCGTATTCATGACACAAGCTAAATCATTGTGTAGGATAAGGTGAATGCTTGGAGGActtagttaaatgtttagaaACTAAAATATGCTGAATGCTTGAATGGGCTGGTGGCAAGTTCATGCAAAGCGCATTGACATGGACCAAACTGTTCCTTCAGAATTTAGAAGGAAGCAAAGCACTAAAAAGGCCAGTTTTGGGCCATGGGCCTGAATCTGTGCACCATTTGAGCATATTGTATAGACGAGTCAAGATAGTTTTGACAAAAATGACCAGAATGATATATAATCTTTCGGATTCCAAAACACCAGAATTGTGAATAATTATAAGCACATCATTTGAACACATATAACAAAATTTTCAACCCAAGAACAAAATTTATTAGAGTGCATGGAGGGTAAAACAGTCATCCACATTGACATATATCAGGTTGGTAGCATACCTGAGCCAAAAGTTCTTTATCAACTATTCTTAGGTTATGCAGATGCTTTCTCCTCTCCGATACTCTATTGTCTACCAGTGGTTGCCCACACATGCTTTTAGCCTGTTACAATACATTTCTGGTTTGTAGCTGCAACGTTACACTGACTGATCCAACCTTCAGCGTTGCTGATGTTTGCACATGCACAGTCCCGATGTAGATAATTATCAAAATATTATAGCAATATGGTTTGAATAGACAATTCCTTTAATTTCATCCTAAGATTTATTCTAGATTTAAGAAGAAAAATGTTATGATCATCCAATTTGATGGTTTGAATCCAATCTGATATTTGGACATCAGAATGTAACCACCTGATTCAGGACATGAAAAACTCTTTCTAGATCAGAGATCAGGTCAAATAAAAAAGTACTTCAGATCTCTTTTTCACCTAACAATACTTCACAGATCTAGCATCTACGAATATTATGTTGTTATAACAAATCCAAAC
Above is a genomic segment from Panicum hallii strain FIL2 chromosome 8, PHallii_v3.1, whole genome shotgun sequence containing:
- the LOC112901910 gene encoding myb-related protein 308-like; protein product: MGRSPCCEQAHTNKGAWTKEEDQRLIAYIKAHGEGCWRSLPKAAGLLRCGKSCRLRWINYLRPDLKRGNFTEEEDELIIKFHELFGNKWSLIAGRLPGRTDNEIKNYWNTHIKRKLLARGIDPQTHRPLAAAAAGAPGQQQQQHYQLEAQKRHAGGAAPGRHHQHQQDRFEVISDSPEACSRSSDDEPRSATPPPPPAQRRHLDIDLNLSISLAPYQPPEESTSSKPPKQEAAAATTAGQNNATAAVCLCLNSLGYRPGVECVCGGAAASRQQEQWARNFLQAAPCYRGQ